The Phaenicophaeus curvirostris isolate KB17595 chromosome W unlocalized genomic scaffold, BPBGC_Pcur_1.0 scaffold_35, whole genome shotgun sequence nucleotide sequence aaagcttgtTCGCATGTTCATTACTCCATTTCATGAGTCCTTCCTCATTTAATTGTTTGGTTTAGGCCATGGAGAGAGAGGTCAAGGCTTTTTGTCATGGTGAGCAaactgacatcatcatcagcGCTTTCAGTATAAACATCTCTCGCCATGACATCTGCAGGCTGCAGGAAGGTTGCTGGCTCAATTCTAAGGTAAAACTGGCTGCAGCATGACGATATCCTCGTTTGGCGTGAAGCCTCACGGCCCTTGTTGCTGTATCATTCTTTTGGTAAGCTAGTGTCTTGTTTTACATCTCAAGCTTACTCTTTATGGTACAGATCGTTAATTTTTACATGCATCTGTTGATGGAAAGAAGCAAGAAACAAGGATATCCAGCCGTTCACGCCTTGGATGTTTCATTCTATAGTGAACTGAGTTCTCAGGGCCACGCAGCAGCGAAGAGATGGACGACAGGGGTCGATCTCTTTGAGCATGATGTTGTCCTTGTCCCTGTCTACCAGAACTTCCATCTTACTCTTGCGGTGAGTCAAACTGGCTTTTCGTTTGGAATTGGATCGGGAGAGAAAACTGGTGAGAAAATCTGTATCGATTTTGATAtgtgtgcagcagaagtttgtgctttgtctgacagtccccTTGTAATCACAGGTCATCGACATGAGAGAGAAGACTATCAAATACTTGGATTCTGCATCATTTAACAGCGGAATCCAGATCTGTGAAACTCTGTTGTAAGTAACCGCTTGGGCGCTGCATTCACCTTGTGAATTATGAGAAGGCTTTTGGACCTTGTCCGAACTTGTCCCTGGGCCACAACTGCAAGTTTCCACGTTTCTTTTAGATAACGAAGCAGGAatctttgccttgctgtgagTCGTGTGACATTGGCTATTTACCTCGTTTCACACAGGCCCCTCCAGTCAGGGCCTTGGGTACCTGGGCTCCGCCACCttcccaccacacacacacacacagagcctcGCTGCCAAATACACGGTAGCCTGGTGGCACTTGTACTGCCCCTGCTAGAGATGAAACACCTGGGCTTTAAGGAGTGAGCTTACGCTTTTGTGGAAGCCTCTGCTGGAATCGCTGGTCTCATTCCTGACCTGTAAATGTTACCTCGCAGCCTCTCATTATGTCTGTAAATTTAAGACttggatttttcctctgaaagcctTAAATCAGCCGCTGTAAGGATGCTCTGACGCTTTGCTGGCCTGCTGCTCAGCTCCCCGTGAtccttcagcagctctgctttgttgACCTACATTTTAGAGGCAAAGAgtgattttgatttgttttcaacAGCAAATACCTGCAAGAAGAAAGCTGGCAAAAAAGGCAACGGAAGCTAGCTTGTTCAGAGTGGACAGTTCACGGCATGAGGGCAAATGTACGTGAGCACTACTGGGATGCGAAATGTGAACTCTCAACTCCTTCTCTTTAGAGGTCTTGACACTCTCTAAGtccaagcttttagaaaagaacTGTAAGCATCTCATGTTCTTTCGGTGCCACCTTAGGCCGCAGCTGACCCAGGAAACCATGGAATCGCAGcgtggtttgggtcagaagggaccttaaatcccatccagttccagcccctgccaggggcagggacaccttccacaccagcttactcaaagcaccatccaacctggtcttaaccATGCTGGGATGAAATCTTCCAGCATGACTTCTCCTTGCTGGCtgcatgcttcattttttctgtttagtctGCCATGCTCAGGTGAATCTGACTTTGCCCCCGCTTCCCAAGACAAACTTAATCTGTTTAGCTCTTGTTGGAGaacacaggctttggaaatggGTTTGGAATTTGGGATAATTATTCTTATTGGGAGCACAAGTCCAAGTGTGTGAAAAAGCAGAGGGTTGAGTGGGTGTTTCCCAGAgttgggctccaggaaagctggggaggggcttaccaagggcatggagcgataggcatggaagggggaagggggaagatttttGTCCAAATGTCCAATCCAAATTCCTCAcggtgagagcagtgaggccttggaccaggttgcccagagcagtggtggctgccccgtccctggggtgttcgaggccaggctggatggggattggagcccctgatccagtgggaggtgtccctgcccatggcaggggtggcactggatgggctttgaggccctttccaacccaaaccatttgatgattATGAGTTAGTAGCAAAGGGCACTGCCTAAAGACTCAATTTAGGAACCGCAACCACAAATAAACTTCTCAGGGAGGGCGTCTCTCTTAGGAGGCTGCTCTCCCTTCTCAGCCTAACAAGGACTTTGATTGTAACACCCAGGGGAAGGGAGTGAAGAGATGATGTGTGGTCATTCAGGTCTGTTCCTTGAGTTGTGTGATGGTGAATGGATTGTCCCGAGTGTCCGTTAGGATGGGTAACATGTGCTGCTTCCAAACTGCCTCTCTTTTACGGTattggaaaattctgcttctttgcattccttAGGAAATCCCTCAGCAGCAGAATGGAGATGACTGTGGAGTGTTTGTCTGCAAGTATGCAGACTATATTGCAAGAGGCAAACCATTAACCTTTACACAGGTGAGTGGGAGTTAAAACTGGCTCCAGACATCTTTGCTCAGATACAAGAGCCAGGGAAAGTTACAGAATCCTAgactgtcctgagctggaagggacccacaaggcttATTGAGTCcaagtcctgtccctgcacaggacaccccaacattcccaccgtggggctgagggcgttggccaaacCCTTCTGGAACATCGtcaggctgtgactgcttccctgggagccgTTCCAGGGCTCcgccaccctctgggggaagaactttttcctcGTGCTCAACTTCAcactcccctggcatcttcctgccattccatTGGGTCCCgtcttctgcagcagctgctgattgtgcctggagcagggatggaggttcTATCCCTCGCTCTGGGGTTGGTGCGtggctggtggggttggagctTCACAGTGGCCtcggaagggcagagctgtgttctccatCCTTACATCTGGTGTCTGCTTCCTACTTCACTACACGAGATGCCACAGCCGGTGGGTTTGGGATACCTGGCCCTTATGTCTTCTGGAGAAGTGGGTTTCCCTGTTAGATGTTTGTGCCTATTTTCTGCCTTGACTTCatgtttaaaggatttttccttttctttccagagtgaCATGCCTTACTTCAGAAAGAGGATGGTCTGGGAGATaatccaccagcagctgctgtgagggGTGCACGATGAGAGCAGCACTGTGATTACCTCAAGGTGACTGATAAGGCTTTTAGTTATTTTCTGAATACTTTATTTGGATAGGTAGTAGGCACACAAATTTTCCCCTTTAGGCTATGCAGTAGTGGTTAAGGAGGGGTGGTGGTTTCCCGGTTATGGAGGCAGTAACTCTCGTTGCCATTACTTAAGGCACCTGACAGCACCCAGGCAGAAAGGTGGCTGTGATGGGGAAGAGCCAGCACTGTCAGCCTCTGTCACTGAGATGCAGCACACGTGGCCATGTTACCAACAAGGAGGACTCTCACCCGCGGTGGTGGCGACCCCTGCGTTAGCTGAGCTCGTCTGGGCTCCCTGCTTGGCTCCTCGAGGGGACACGGATGAAAAAAGGCAAGTAATCTTACAACAAAATCAGTTTAATATGATGGGGAACAAAGAAtgtcaataataataaatgGGAGCAGAAATGTAAATGCTACTTAGGAAAGCTCTTTTTAAGATATGCAGTAACCACatgttttttttgtaattcctCATAAATATTGATCAAcgttgttcagaaaaaaattatcatttataaaaagGTTACCAATCATTTGAAAGAGGCACATTTCAAAGTTATAAGTGTAACGCTCAATCTCCATTCTAATAATAGTTATCATTTAGCATGTGTTTTAACAGGAAATTTCAAAAAGGTCAGgaatatttaatgaattattaCAATTTACTGAAATTAGTATTTCTTAGTTGTACATGTGGGCAAATTATAGTATCTAACTACTTATTTTCTCAATTAGGCCTTTAGGGAGGGATTGAAATTATTCATGAAGTAAATTTTGTTGCCTGAAAGAATAGCGGTTTTATAttctcttaaaaaatatatcGCAACATGCATTTATTGAAGTCCTAGTTTGAAGGATGAAACTTTGTTTCACCGTTGCGTTATATTCCTggttttacttctttaaaaggTGGACAAACTAAATGGTAGACCTCTTCTTTATAGTATCAATTGTTTCTTATGACTATAGTAATGATGGAGCAGGATTTCTCACCCTTTTGTTTGGACCTAGAAATATTGTCATTTGGTGGCATTTATGTTCATTTTGGCGGAGAGATATTTAAAGTATGTTataattcttttctccttcctctcattttttttccgaGCGTGGTGCAAGCGTACAGCTTCCATGTGAAGACAATTCTGTGCTGTAAGGTGGTAAAAGCATCACTTGTCAGAGATacgctggcagatgtgctgcctgcctggggtGACCACGGGCCAGTTTGCAGAGGtaggtgttttgttttctcattatgCTCTGAACTAATTAATAAGTTCCTCCCCTTGCTTTTatggagtagaggggaaggtggctttttatttgtttggttggtttcttTGCATTACAACCTACAgtctaaaataaaagcagagaaaaatatgtaaatccTGTCAAAGTAGTCCAAAACTGAAGtatataggaaaaataaagagtatCTATCTATGTACAgaagtttttgtttttcttagtaGAAAAATTGAGCTGCAGATTTGGATTGTACATATTAATGGCATTCTTGATTCTAGAAAAGCGCTTGCCTTAGGCCCTCCTAGAACCAGATCATCTAGCCAGAACAGGCACTAGAAAACAAGTAAACCCACCACCATTAATtacaaaaaccaaccaaccaactaACCAACCGAAAACATAAACaacccaaagaaaaaaaaccaacaaaaaatgcatacaattttttttatatactttattttccattttgatgTAGATGAAAGGAATTTTTCTTCTACTCAGAAGCTCCTATGCTGAATGGCAGTTACCGGGGCAGCAGATGATAGACTGTGGAGGGAAGGAATCGCAACACCTGAACCAAAGCTTTTGCTAGTTCAAGGATGATCTAAAGCGTAATTGCACTTATATATTGCTGACCCTGTTGTTCTATGGTGTGGGACATCCCTTCAGTCACCGGGTgtcagctctcccagctgtgttCGCTCCCATCTTCTTGCCCACTCCCAGCCTCTTCAGAAAGGAGGCAGTCACAGACAAAGATGAAAAGTAAGGTTTCCCAGAGTGCCAGGTGTATGTTTGGTATTTCAATATTCCAAAAAAAGAATGACCGAG carries:
- the LOC138733811 gene encoding sentrin-specific protease 2-like, with amino-acid sequence MTISSFGVKPHGPCCCIILLIVNFYMHLLMERSKKQGYPAVHALDVSFYSELSSQGHAAAKRWTTGVDLFEHDVVLVPVYQNFHLTLAVIDMREKTIKYLDSASFNSGIQICETLFKYLQEESWQKRQRKLACSEWTVHGMRANEIPQQQNGDDCGVFVCKYADYIARGKPLTFTQSDMPYFRKRMVWEIIHQQLL